Genomic window (Lycium barbarum isolate Lr01 chromosome 2, ASM1917538v2, whole genome shotgun sequence):
TACATAAGATACTCAGCAAAATGAGGCCAACATATGGTTTGACACGagtgagaaaacatccaaagggatgcgtgtaacaaacgacattgatcttcacacttgcttgtacctgctcaacaacaatgacaactttAGAAATTCTCGTTCCATATTAGAGTTCAATTAAGCTGATGCGGAGAACAACCCATTACAAGAACATCATAATGACTCTATCCTAATGACAAAGGGACAAACCATAGAGGAAATTGACAGACAACTCTGCATTGCTTATGAAGAAGACATgtctgaagttggattggatgacGAACAACACAGCCCTATTGGACATAACCTTGGGATTCCACACGAGCAGAGCGAGATAGTAACTCCTAACCAGACACCTCAGCAGCTACAATGGCAACCGCCAAACATTGAGCAACTTGTAAACAATGACCTTTCTCAGCATCCAACTTCAATGAATGTTGTATCACTTACTCCGAGCATGACAGTTGAAGAGACACAAACACAGCCATGCAACAAAAGAAAGACACTAAAGAGGAAGAggatacaaaatgatacacaaattttgacaCCTAGTGCATCGATTGATCAAATAGAAGTTGGCATTTTATTCAAAGACAAAGATACCGTGAAAAAGTGCATGAATAACATTGCAATTACTCGTCATCAACAGTACAAGGTAGAAAATTCATGCACGCAACGGTATTAAATCAGATGTGTTGACCCAACCTGCATTTGGCGTTTCCACAGTTCAAGGTTCAGAGGATCAGAACTTTTCAAAGtagttaactttgaaaagagacatagttgtTCAATAAATTTCATCACCTCTGACACGAGGAATGCAACTTCAAAAGTCATAGCGGAATACATTACAGACCTAGTACGCCATACACTACAAGAGATAACACCCAAATTTGTCATTGAAGAAATGAGAAGCAGATATGGCTTGCACATTGGCTACCACAAAGCATGGCGTTACCTCCAACACGCTTATAATGTCATAAGAGGAAGCCCAAAAAATAACTACACACTtctaccgcaatatcttcacatgATGAAATTAAGAAATCCACGAACAGTTGCTAACATCAAATGGACCGCTGAAAATAAGTTTAAGTATGCTTTTTTCGCTTATGGAGCATCAATTGAGGGTTGGAAACACGGCAGACCAGTAATGATGGTGGATGCAACCTTCTTGAAATCAAAATATCGTGGTGTGCTCATGATAGCAGTAGCAAAAGATGGAAACAACAGCATATTTCCTCTCGCATTTGGTATTTCAAACTCTGAGAATAATGAATCCTACAGGTGGTTCTTCAGACACGTGAAAAAGGTGTTTGGCACGCGCAAAGACCTACCAATTCTTTCCGATCGCCACGCATCAATTGCAACTGCAATCAAAGAACTGTATCCAAATACCCAGCATGGAATATGCATCTACCACATGGAGAAGAACTTGCAGAAATATTTCCCATCCGAAGCGATCCTATCACTATTCTACAATGCAGCAACTACCTACAAACAGGCAGAGTTTCGTACCTATATGTCACAGATACAACAAATCGACCCAAAAGCTGCAGAATACATAAAAGAAGAACCACCGGAAAGATGGGCACGTTCATTCCACACCAACAGGCGTTACAACATGCTTACAACAAACAATGTCGAGACAATGAATTCTGTATTGAGGAAAGCAAGGGAGTTGCCAATAATGACATGTATGGATTACATCCagaacaagctgcaaaattggttttaccagagaaaattggatgcaacaggaccgtcccatgacctgacatgttgggctgaaaagattctgcttgaaaagataagtagaggcttcacaatgaaaataagtacattttaccaacacacacttcaatattAGTTTAGTGAGCAATGCATAGTTTaattttaaccaaacacaaaatttatgctggataaaggaagaactatgaccctatttttatacttcgttctgccggaaggggcagactctTATTTTAACTAGCATGGAATTATGTCGGTAGGGCATAACTATGACACTGTTTTTATgctcacaatgaaagtaagtagattttaccaacacacacttcaatcttagttttatgagcaatgaatagtttaaaattaaccaaacacaaaagttatgctggacaaaggaacaactatgaccctattttatacttagttctgccggaaggggcagactcttattttcactgtacaggaagtatgccggaaagggcataactctcacataatctgaaaatttccacaaaaaatatcactcatttatattgtcaatttccacaggtagaaaaca
Coding sequences:
- the LOC132628582 gene encoding uncharacterized protein LOC132628582; this translates as MTKGQTIEEIDRQLCIAYEEDMSEVGLDDEQHSPIGHNLGIPHEQSEIVTPNQTPQQLQWQPPNIEQLVNNDLSQHPTSMNVVSLTPSMTVEETQTQPCNKRKTLKRKRIQNDTQILTPSASIDQIEVGILFKDKDTVKKCMNNIAITRHQQYKVENSCTQRSRFRGSELFKVVNFEKRHSCSINFITSDTRNATSKVIAEYITDLVRHTLQEITPKFVIEEMRSRYGLHIGYHKAWRYLQHAYNVIRGSPKNNYTLLPQYLHMMKLRNPRTVANIKWTAENKFKYAFFAYGASIEGWKHGRPVMMVDATFLKSKYRGVLMIAVAKDGNNSIFPLAFGISNSENNESYRWFFRHVKKVFGTRKDLPILSDRHASIATAIKELYPNTQHGICIYHMEKNLQKYFPSEAILSLFYNAATTYKQAEFRTYMSQIQQIDPKAAEYIKEEPPERWARSFHTNRRYNMLTTNNVETMNSVLRKARELPIMTCMDYIQNKLQNWYNSFCWENKIGISKTTS